A single region of the Methanomassiliicoccales archaeon genome encodes:
- a CDS encoding SMC-Scp complex subunit ScpB: MDPIRIVEAVLFSTSRPLRVADIARETGLPQTTIRKAIKDLASEYDERGSAIEIAKIGPSFSMQLRDDMAVAATPFAEKEVPEEALKTAAMIGYHQPILQSDLTRMLGSGVYDHVRALRSLGLIKARKVGHTLELTTTKRFSEYFGISNTDREGIKEWFESKIKE; this comes from the coding sequence TTGGACCCCATCAGAATCGTTGAGGCCGTGCTTTTCTCCACGTCCCGACCCTTGAGGGTGGCAGACATTGCTAGGGAAACGGGTTTGCCACAGACCACCATTAGGAAGGCGATCAAGGATCTCGCTTCCGAATATGATGAAAGGGGGTCGGCAATCGAGATCGCAAAGATAGGTCCCTCTTTCTCCATGCAGCTCAGGGACGACATGGCAGTTGCGGCGACACCATTCGCCGAGAAAGAGGTCCCTGAGGAGGCGCTGAAGACCGCCGCTATGATAGGATATCATCAACCAATCCTGCAGAGCGATCTTACCAGGATGTTGGGAAGCGGTGTGTACGATCATGTGCGAGCTCTTCGTTCATTGGGTCTGATAAAAGCGAGAAAGGTAGGACATACCCTGGAACTGACTACCACCAAGCGATTCTCTGAATACTTCGGCATCTCGAACACTGACCGAGAGGGGATCAAAGAGTGGTTTGAGTCAAAGATAAAGGAATGA
- a CDS encoding TIGR00341 family protein → MAQRLIEVIVPKGRGHRIPDIMKEHEKLDMWEESLPDERTIFIILVKAEDAEPILDDLESQLAWAEGFRVILLPVEASLPRPKEPEETKEGGEGKEPVKKRVPLRISREELYNDITDMTDINTTFLSLIVISAVVAAIGLYTNNVAVIIGAMVIAPMLGPNVAFSMATTLGDRELAFKSQKANLIGISMAVLFAVIMGLIFKVDPTTFEIASRTSAGLPDVLLALASGTAGVLSITVGVATALVGVMVAVALVPPLVTFGLLLAGGYWDLAAGAGILFLINLICINLSGVMVFLAKGITPRKWWEAEKAKKSIRNSIMLWTALLLLLILAILFSQGAI, encoded by the coding sequence ATGGCTCAGAGATTGATCGAGGTAATCGTTCCAAAGGGCAGGGGTCACAGGATTCCTGACATCATGAAAGAACATGAGAAACTCGACATGTGGGAGGAAAGCCTTCCCGATGAAAGGACCATCTTCATCATACTGGTGAAGGCTGAGGATGCCGAGCCGATCCTGGACGACCTGGAGAGTCAGCTTGCGTGGGCAGAGGGTTTTAGGGTGATCCTGCTTCCGGTGGAGGCCTCCCTTCCTCGACCCAAAGAACCAGAGGAGACAAAGGAAGGGGGGGAAGGTAAGGAACCCGTGAAGAAGAGGGTGCCGCTCAGGATCAGCCGCGAAGAACTCTACAACGACATAACCGATATGACGGATATCAACACCACCTTTCTCAGCCTGATTGTGATCTCCGCCGTGGTAGCGGCCATAGGACTCTACACCAACAACGTGGCGGTGATAATAGGCGCAATGGTTATAGCCCCCATGCTCGGTCCGAACGTCGCCTTCTCAATGGCCACCACCTTGGGCGACAGGGAACTGGCCTTCAAATCCCAGAAAGCCAACTTGATCGGCATATCGATGGCGGTGCTGTTCGCCGTGATCATGGGGCTGATCTTCAAGGTGGACCCAACGACATTCGAGATCGCATCGAGGACGTCTGCGGGTTTACCCGATGTGCTGCTCGCCCTTGCCTCGGGAACTGCTGGGGTACTTTCTATAACTGTGGGGGTTGCCACTGCATTGGTGGGCGTGATGGTTGCGGTAGCCCTGGTTCCTCCACTGGTGACATTTGGACTACTACTTGCCGGAGGCTACTGGGATCTGGCGGCAGGAGCGGGCATACTCTTCCTGATCAACCTCATCTGTATCAACCTCTCGGGAGTGATGGTCTTCTTGGCGAAGGGGATAACCCCCCGAAAATGGTGGGAAGCCGAGAAGGCCAAGAAATCGATTAGGAATTCAATAATGCTGTGGACAGCCCTGCTGTTGTTGTTGATTCTGGCCATCCTGTTCTCGCAGGGAGCAATATGA
- a CDS encoding RNA-binding protein, which produces MVMPLALLEKSLDKKISLLLKDNRILEGKLIGYDDYMNMVLEDTEERTSEQTRRLGIVVLRGNNVVSISPM; this is translated from the coding sequence ATGGTGATGCCACTGGCGTTACTCGAGAAATCGTTGGATAAGAAGATATCTCTCCTCCTGAAGGACAACAGGATATTAGAGGGCAAGCTGATTGGATATGATGACTACATGAACATGGTCCTTGAGGACACTGAGGAGAGGACTTCTGAGCAGACGCGCCGACTCGGCATCGTAGTTCTCAGGGGAAACAATGTGGTGAGCATTTCACCGATGTGA
- a CDS encoding NDP-sugar synthase, producing the protein MKAAILAGGFGTRLRPLTLHTPKPLIPLLGKPLVMHIIDALPSQVNQVVLAVNYMREHIEEYFQTHDVGREVILVEEKEPLGTGGAIKNLSTYLDERFIAFNGDIVSSVDLDSLVSYHERCGGIGTLSLWRVDDPTAFGVVALEGDGRITQFQEKPSPEEACSDLINAGVYIFEPEILDRIGEGKVSIEREVFPKILDEGLYGFKFHGYWVDCGTGENFLLAQRILLELNGDSTWDCEINGGVEIVQPNHMTGTVMSNCRIGPFVYSEEGVSVGRGSEVRSSILLQGTKVGQDALVVNSILGPGTQVEDGMRVVDTILMK; encoded by the coding sequence ATGAAGGCTGCAATACTAGCGGGTGGGTTCGGAACAAGGTTGCGTCCTCTCACTCTTCATACGCCCAAGCCTTTGATCCCCTTGTTGGGAAAACCACTTGTCATGCATATAATCGATGCCCTGCCCAGTCAGGTTAACCAGGTGGTTCTGGCAGTCAACTACATGAGGGAGCATATCGAGGAATACTTCCAGACCCACGATGTGGGAAGAGAGGTCATCTTGGTGGAGGAGAAGGAACCTCTGGGTACCGGCGGTGCGATCAAGAACCTGAGCACCTACCTGGATGAGAGGTTCATCGCCTTCAACGGAGACATCGTATCCTCCGTCGACCTTGACAGCCTGGTCAGCTATCACGAGAGGTGCGGGGGAATTGGAACGCTCTCCCTATGGAGGGTGGATGATCCCACCGCCTTTGGAGTGGTTGCCCTGGAAGGAGATGGGAGGATCACCCAGTTCCAGGAGAAACCGTCCCCGGAGGAGGCTTGTTCTGACCTGATCAACGCCGGTGTATACATCTTCGAACCCGAGATCCTGGATAGGATAGGTGAGGGAAAGGTCTCCATCGAGAGAGAGGTGTTCCCAAAAATACTCGATGAAGGGCTGTACGGATTCAAATTCCACGGTTATTGGGTCGACTGTGGCACGGGTGAGAACTTCCTGCTAGCACAGCGCATCCTGCTCGAACTAAACGGGGATAGCACTTGGGACTGCGAGATCAATGGCGGGGTGGAGATTGTCCAGCCCAATCATATGACTGGAACCGTGATGTCAAATTGCAGGATCGGGCCCTTCGTCTACTCTGAGGAAGGAGTGAGCGTTGGAAGAGGGAGTGAGGTGAGGTCAAGCATCCTGCTTCAAGGCACCAAGGTTGGCCAAGATGCCCTCGTCGTCAACTCCATACTTGGTCCTGGTACCCAAGTCGAAGATGGCATGAGGGTCGTGGACACTATTCTAATGAAGTGA
- a CDS encoding iron ABC transporter permease: protein MGLSDSILGLVSGRAFRKGWKVFIIVFFLIFVIIPTIYVLTYVFTGWGDIQEYVLSDKETMDIIVNAILVSFEIATIVTIVDFIVGLPMAWLMVRKQFRGKKYLDTLIDMPLAVPTAALGFSSAIFWAVTPESVEAPWFAVGTITSPMLLIILLHIVFSYPYMVRSLSAILETIDENYEIAGQTLGASKLTAVRTITLPLFRAGLVTGVILCFARSLSETGGTMIAISTMVGAKGFYTGPTLIGTWKKMSETNPELVPALAFVSILLIILALILLVVLKLVIMKVKLPMRRVFPGPEKLFSRGLIPRLKDSGALVFLVIFVLIPSFFIFTYVFIASPAGGDWSLFFESLGYSFVVAGIVTVIDLALGVPLAIYIARNGTKRLANALDVLVNVPLIVPTAALGFSLGLFWSDQGAIPAFPLLLVILAHVAFTYPLVVRNVAGAVEEIDVSYEETARTLGAKPFQAFRKILYPLVKSSILAGSIMAFTRSLGETGATLAVVSDAKTVPVYIVNLVTEGSYYQAALACIVLIFVSYLAMLLLRYVTVKRRAA, encoded by the coding sequence ATGGGCTTGTCAGACTCGATCTTAGGGTTAGTGTCTGGTAGGGCTTTCCGTAAAGGTTGGAAAGTCTTCATCATCGTCTTTTTCCTCATCTTCGTTATCATTCCCACCATCTATGTTCTCACCTACGTATTCACTGGATGGGGGGATATTCAGGAATATGTTCTAAGCGACAAGGAAACAATGGACATCATCGTCAATGCCATATTGGTTTCCTTCGAGATCGCTACCATCGTCACCATCGTGGACTTCATCGTGGGGCTTCCAATGGCCTGGCTCATGGTCCGGAAACAGTTCAGGGGAAAGAAGTACCTCGACACCCTGATCGATATGCCATTGGCGGTTCCCACCGCTGCTCTGGGGTTCTCAAGTGCCATCTTCTGGGCCGTCACTCCCGAGTCCGTTGAGGCCCCATGGTTCGCTGTTGGCACCATAACTTCTCCCATGCTCCTGATAATCCTCCTCCATATTGTCTTCTCCTATCCTTACATGGTGAGGTCCCTTTCCGCGATACTGGAGACCATTGATGAGAACTATGAGATCGCTGGGCAAACCCTGGGTGCGAGCAAGCTGACCGCGGTCAGAACCATAACACTGCCGCTATTCCGGGCAGGCCTGGTCACAGGTGTGATATTGTGCTTTGCTAGGAGCCTGAGCGAGACAGGTGGTACCATGATCGCGATTTCCACTATGGTCGGCGCCAAGGGTTTCTACACCGGACCAACCTTGATCGGAACCTGGAAGAAGATGTCCGAGACGAATCCAGAGCTTGTTCCAGCGCTTGCTTTTGTGAGCATATTACTCATCATCCTTGCATTGATTCTGCTGGTGGTTCTCAAGCTCGTCATCATGAAGGTGAAGCTTCCCATGAGGAGGGTGTTCCCTGGTCCTGAGAAGCTGTTCAGCAGGGGTTTGATTCCCCGCCTGAAGGACTCTGGAGCCCTGGTCTTCCTTGTGATATTCGTTCTCATCCCCTCTTTCTTCATATTCACTTATGTGTTCATCGCCTCCCCTGCTGGGGGTGACTGGTCACTGTTCTTTGAAAGTCTTGGATACTCCTTCGTCGTAGCCGGAATAGTCACCGTGATAGACCTGGCTCTGGGGGTCCCCCTCGCCATATACATCGCCAGGAACGGGACGAAACGCCTCGCAAACGCCTTGGACGTTCTGGTCAACGTTCCACTTATCGTTCCCACCGCTGCTCTGGGCTTCTCCCTTGGACTATTTTGGTCTGATCAGGGGGCCATCCCGGCTTTCCCCTTGCTGCTGGTGATCTTGGCCCATGTTGCCTTCACATATCCCCTAGTGGTCAGGAATGTGGCAGGTGCGGTTGAGGAGATAGATGTATCCTATGAGGAAACGGCTAGAACCCTGGGAGCCAAACCATTCCAGGCCTTCAGAAAGATACTCTATCCGTTGGTCAAGAGCTCCATCCTGGCCGGATCGATAATGGCATTCACCAGAAGTCTTGGTGAAACTGGAGCCACTCTTGCAGTCGTCAGCGATGCCAAGACTGTCCCCGTTTACATCGTAAACCTTGTCACGGAAGGCTCTTACTATCAGGCCGCCCTGGCCTGCATCGTTCTCATATTCGTTTCATACCTGGCAATGCTCCTTCTCAGATACGTCACAGTAAAAAGGAGGGCTGCCTGA
- a CDS encoding ABC transporter ATP-binding protein produces the protein MPEIILEDITVTYGKIQAMKELNIEVKDGEYLCLLGPTGAGKTTTLRVICGLTTPSSGRVLFDGKDITDTDPEERRATMLSQTYSLFPHMTVEKNIAFGPEIRNWDENVRKEAVSSMLDLVRLTKRADAYPKELSGGMQQRNALARALASGAQVLLLDEPLRALDARLRLDLRQELRSLAKSLNITTVHVTHDQDEALVMADRIAVIREGGIIQVGAPREVFENPRSPFVANFIGQSNFITGVVKQTGETTVLEDRAGRSLPGMQSVLDLEEKAVISMKIGQTSISKTEPGFLEGEIERLIFEGRFVHVDMQVDDIGRFSCKIPPRKMDEFQSGDIVQISWEPSKATIFPYPKDGLENELRVE, from the coding sequence ATGCCTGAGATCATCTTGGAGGATATTACTGTCACATATGGTAAGATACAGGCAATGAAGGAGCTCAATATCGAGGTAAAGGACGGTGAGTACCTATGTCTCCTTGGACCCACCGGAGCGGGAAAGACCACCACCCTTCGGGTGATCTGCGGACTAACGACTCCTTCATCAGGCCGGGTACTTTTCGATGGAAAGGATATCACCGACACGGATCCTGAGGAGCGTAGAGCGACCATGCTGTCCCAGACATATTCTCTGTTTCCGCACATGACGGTGGAGAAGAACATCGCATTCGGACCGGAGATCCGCAACTGGGACGAGAACGTGAGGAAGGAGGCGGTGTCCAGCATGCTGGACTTGGTGAGGCTCACCAAGAGAGCGGACGCATATCCCAAAGAGCTTTCGGGCGGAATGCAGCAGAGGAATGCTCTGGCAAGAGCCCTTGCCTCGGGAGCACAGGTCCTCCTATTGGACGAGCCCCTGAGAGCACTAGATGCCAGGTTGAGGCTGGATCTTCGTCAGGAGCTTCGATCACTCGCAAAATCCTTGAACATCACAACGGTGCATGTGACGCATGACCAGGACGAGGCCTTGGTCATGGCCGACAGGATCGCCGTCATCCGGGAAGGGGGAATAATCCAGGTGGGAGCGCCTCGTGAGGTCTTTGAGAATCCAAGGTCTCCATTCGTGGCCAACTTCATAGGTCAATCCAACTTCATCACGGGGGTCGTGAAGCAGACCGGAGAGACCACGGTTCTCGAGGACCGGGCAGGGAGATCTCTGCCTGGAATGCAAAGCGTTCTTGATCTGGAGGAGAAGGCCGTTATCAGCATGAAAATAGGCCAGACTTCCATATCCAAGACCGAGCCTGGATTCCTGGAGGGAGAGATTGAGCGACTAATATTCGAGGGACGCTTTGTGCATGTTGACATGCAGGTCGATGATATTGGCAGATTCAGCTGTAAGATCCCTCCAAGAAAGATGGACGAATTCCAGAGCGGAGACATTGTCCAGATTTCCTGGGAACCAAGCAAGGCGACCATATTCCCCTATCCCAAAGATGGATTGGAGAACGAGCTGAGGGTGGAATAG
- a CDS encoding ABC transporter ATP-binding protein: MPEVRLIDIEKRFGPVVAVTDVNLTIEDREYVTILGPSGCGKTTLIKMIAGIWEPTQGRITIDGKDMEGVPMEERGLGYVFQNIALFPHLSVLDNVSYGPRVRVLGKEYIEEVPRRYLGMVNLLDKMGMFPSELAGGEQQKVSLARALSSGAKLLLLDEPLSALDARVRMDLRYELRRLAKDLGLTVIHVTHDQEEAMSVSDRIVLMRNGKIVEINSPELLYKEPRTIFSANFVGETNLIEGRVVGTGKITEVGLRDGTIIGLERGGFSKGEAVVISARPENLYPSDTGLFARVKGSVFMGTYLRVTAQTEGDDILEFDVPVSEDKVFSEGDNVWLQVNGRMAILFSRPEEGIEEAVKLE; the protein is encoded by the coding sequence ATGCCGGAGGTCAGATTGATTGATATTGAAAAGCGGTTCGGACCAGTGGTAGCCGTCACTGATGTGAATCTGACCATTGAGGACAGGGAGTACGTCACAATACTCGGACCATCAGGATGTGGCAAGACAACTCTAATCAAGATGATCGCTGGAATCTGGGAACCCACTCAAGGAAGAATCACCATTGACGGCAAGGATATGGAGGGAGTCCCGATGGAGGAGAGGGGCCTTGGTTACGTTTTCCAGAACATAGCGCTTTTCCCTCATCTGAGCGTTCTCGACAATGTCTCATATGGCCCCAGGGTCAGGGTCCTGGGCAAGGAATATATTGAAGAGGTGCCTAGGCGCTACCTTGGAATGGTCAATCTTCTGGATAAGATGGGGATGTTCCCCTCAGAGCTTGCTGGTGGCGAGCAGCAGAAGGTATCTTTGGCCAGAGCTCTCTCTTCTGGCGCCAAGCTTCTGCTTCTCGACGAGCCGCTCTCGGCTCTTGACGCAAGGGTGAGAATGGACCTAAGGTATGAGTTGAGAAGACTTGCCAAGGATCTGGGCCTCACCGTGATACATGTGACGCATGACCAAGAGGAAGCGATGTCAGTTTCCGACAGGATCGTGCTCATGAGGAACGGCAAGATAGTCGAGATCAACTCCCCAGAATTGCTCTACAAGGAACCGAGAACAATCTTCTCAGCGAACTTCGTGGGGGAGACAAACCTCATCGAAGGCAGGGTGGTCGGAACGGGGAAGATCACAGAGGTGGGGCTGAGGGATGGGACGATCATCGGGCTGGAAAGGGGAGGTTTCTCCAAAGGGGAGGCCGTAGTGATCTCTGCAAGGCCTGAGAACCTGTATCCCTCGGACACTGGCTTGTTCGCAAGGGTAAAAGGCTCGGTGTTCATGGGTACCTATCTTCGGGTGACCGCTCAAACAGAGGGGGATGATATCTTGGAATTCGATGTACCTGTCTCAGAGGACAAAGTTTTTAGTGAAGGTGACAACGTATGGCTTCAGGTGAATGGAAGGATGGCCATTCTTTTCAGTAGACCTGAGGAAGGAATCGAGGAGGCGGTGAAACTTGAGTGA
- a CDS encoding DUF47 family protein, with protein sequence MSDAKSLMDWFGKRRESLVMKQLRSHALKVYDTISELNIAIESVSNEDPNKALGAIKRVLLSEKAADNLEESISEELSKGDLSSRQREDLLHMVRRMDYGADWAKEAAMNLNLIVEAEVKVPRSLWIHYLDMTGMLKEAAYHLKEAVECLGKDERGVLNHWRHVEEIEHDLDDKYFQTKKEILVADMDVRAIFLMRDILHGMENSADSCKDAADTIHIFVTAEMYQR encoded by the coding sequence TTGAGTGATGCCAAATCTTTAATGGACTGGTTCGGAAAGAGACGGGAATCGCTCGTCATGAAGCAGCTGAGGAGCCATGCACTGAAGGTTTACGACACCATATCGGAGCTCAACATCGCCATTGAATCAGTATCAAACGAGGATCCCAACAAGGCTCTGGGTGCCATCAAGAGAGTGCTGCTCTCCGAGAAGGCAGCGGACAACCTCGAGGAGTCGATTAGTGAGGAACTCAGCAAGGGAGATCTATCATCCAGACAGAGAGAGGATCTGCTCCACATGGTTCGAAGGATGGACTATGGTGCAGACTGGGCCAAGGAAGCGGCCATGAACCTCAACCTTATCGTCGAGGCGGAGGTCAAGGTTCCCAGGTCTCTTTGGATTCATTACTTGGACATGACGGGAATGCTCAAGGAAGCCGCTTATCACCTCAAGGAGGCCGTGGAATGCCTAGGAAAGGACGAGAGAGGCGTCCTCAACCATTGGCGCCATGTGGAGGAGATCGAGCATGACCTAGATGATAAGTATTTCCAGACAAAGAAGGAGATACTTGTCGCAGACATGGATGTAAGAGCCATCTTCCTAATGCGCGACATTCTCCACGGCATGGAGAACTCCGCCGACAGTTGCAAGGATGCAGCCGATACGATACATATTTTTGTCACCGCCGAGATGTACCAGCGGTAG
- the glmM gene encoding phosphoglucosamine mutase, with product MNGRLFGTNGVRGVVNEDMNICLAMELGQAIGEFMGGEVAIGTDTRTSAQMIKSAVSSGLMAAGADVVDLGVVPTPALQYFIKTSEAHGGVMITASHNPPEFNGIKCVDADGTEMPREKEELIEALYFEKRFHHRGWREVGSIIPSADAIRQYSNAILSLVDVDAIRKANLSVVLDCANGAGSLCAPNLLEAMGVRAVTLNCNPQGTFPGHPSEPTPDHLGDLISLVRETDADLGIAQDGDADRAIFVDEKGNYLYGDKSLSILAMTAVREKGGTVVTPVSSSSCVEDVVRREGGEVVYTKVGAPIVARKMIEIGATFGGEENGGLIFPEHQYCRDAAMTTAKMLEILSTQGTLSELVKQVPVYHLDKRKVKCPNELKQQVLGTIASMESDRRVDQTDGLKIYFDDGWTLVRLSGTEPIVRIYSEGITRESARDRGENYERLVRDLISKGL from the coding sequence ATGAACGGGAGACTCTTTGGCACCAATGGAGTCCGCGGCGTGGTCAACGAGGACATGAACATATGTCTGGCCATGGAGCTAGGACAGGCGATCGGCGAATTCATGGGAGGAGAGGTGGCCATCGGGACAGATACCAGGACCTCGGCCCAAATGATCAAGAGCGCCGTTTCCTCAGGGCTCATGGCCGCCGGAGCCGATGTTGTTGACCTGGGGGTAGTCCCGACCCCAGCCCTTCAGTATTTCATCAAGACCTCGGAAGCCCATGGAGGGGTCATGATAACCGCCTCACACAACCCTCCTGAGTTCAACGGGATAAAGTGTGTGGATGCCGACGGTACCGAGATGCCAAGGGAAAAGGAGGAGCTGATAGAGGCTCTATATTTCGAGAAGAGGTTTCACCACAGGGGTTGGAGGGAGGTCGGTTCGATCATTCCTTCGGCTGATGCCATCAGGCAGTATTCCAATGCCATACTGTCTCTAGTGGATGTGGATGCCATCAGAAAAGCGAATCTATCGGTAGTCCTGGACTGTGCAAACGGAGCGGGATCCCTGTGTGCACCGAATCTCCTGGAGGCGATGGGTGTAAGGGCTGTCACCCTCAACTGCAATCCACAGGGCACGTTCCCGGGCCACCCAAGCGAGCCCACCCCCGATCACCTCGGAGATCTCATCTCTCTTGTGAGAGAGACAGATGCGGACCTAGGGATCGCGCAGGATGGCGACGCGGACCGAGCGATCTTCGTCGACGAGAAGGGAAACTACCTGTACGGAGACAAGAGCCTGTCCATCTTGGCGATGACCGCGGTCCGGGAGAAGGGGGGTACTGTCGTCACACCTGTCTCGTCTTCCTCTTGCGTGGAGGACGTTGTCAGGAGGGAAGGGGGTGAAGTGGTCTATACCAAGGTAGGTGCGCCCATAGTCGCTCGGAAGATGATCGAGATCGGGGCGACCTTTGGTGGGGAAGAGAATGGCGGTCTCATATTCCCAGAGCACCAGTATTGCCGGGACGCGGCAATGACCACTGCGAAGATGCTTGAGATCTTATCGACCCAGGGGACGCTCTCCGAGCTTGTCAAACAGGTGCCAGTATATCATCTTGACAAGAGAAAGGTCAAATGTCCCAATGAGCTGAAGCAGCAGGTTCTAGGGACCATAGCCAGCATGGAATCTGACCGTAGGGTAGACCAGACCGACGGTTTGAAGATCTACTTTGATGATGGATGGACACTTGTGAGACTTTCTGGAACAGAACCGATCGTAAGAATATACTCAGAAGGCATAACTAGAGAATCGGCGAGAGATCGTGGAGAGAATTACGAAAGATTGGTGCGCGATCTCATCTCAAAAGGTCTATGA
- a CDS encoding TMEM165/GDT1 family protein, producing the protein MDLGPLISAFVLILVTELGDKTMFAVITLSSRYSRFTVLLGALAALALVTAVGVLIGEVIFQLVPQFWLQIGAAALFLIFGIYTLVTHENGNGEEMRFQKWGGGIATFGMVALMELGDKSQLSVIALSAESGAAGMVFIGTMLAFAIITTIMVLLGDQIGRRVPERYIRLGSGAIFILFGLIFMVQALIS; encoded by the coding sequence ATGGACTTGGGCCCATTGATCTCGGCCTTCGTTCTGATTCTGGTGACAGAACTTGGCGATAAGACCATGTTCGCTGTGATAACCTTATCATCCAGGTATTCCAGGTTCACTGTCCTGTTGGGCGCCCTCGCGGCGCTGGCCCTCGTAACCGCAGTCGGTGTACTCATTGGTGAGGTTATCTTCCAGCTAGTACCTCAGTTCTGGCTGCAGATAGGCGCGGCCGCTCTTTTCCTCATATTTGGGATTTACACCCTTGTCACGCATGAGAACGGCAACGGGGAGGAAATGAGATTCCAGAAATGGGGAGGCGGGATCGCCACCTTCGGAATGGTAGCTTTGATGGAGCTGGGTGATAAGAGTCAGCTGTCCGTTATCGCTCTTTCCGCCGAATCTGGAGCAGCCGGGATGGTGTTCATAGGAACCATGCTGGCATTTGCGATAATCACCACGATCATGGTACTGCTCGGGGATCAGATCGGAAGGAGAGTGCCGGAGAGATATATCAGGCTGGGCAGTGGAGCAATATTCATCCTCTTCGGATTGATCTTCATGGTCCAGGCACTTATATCATAG
- the speB gene encoding agmatinase has translation MVVPGVSFADANASIEDASYIIIGIPFDRTASFRSGARFAPNAIREASYNFETYLFEHDVDLMDIAIHDKGNMEEFGTVDEMVENARSSISSLVSGGKFPIIIGGEHSITMPAVESYDEIGVISIDAHLDFRQEYLGGRYSHACVTRRLTEHVGLENVVLLGVRSMSSEEFQGDVPEFIDAFTIREKGIDWAVKKALSMIHQERIYLTLDIDGIDPSCAPGTGTPEPFGISDLDVKKCIGLLAHRLVGFDVVEVCPPYDNGNTAALAARLIREVIATTWKAERV, from the coding sequence ATGGTAGTTCCAGGCGTTTCATTCGCAGATGCCAACGCGTCTATCGAGGACGCGAGTTATATCATCATTGGGATACCTTTTGATAGGACAGCCTCTTTCCGTTCTGGAGCGAGGTTTGCACCGAATGCGATAAGGGAGGCGTCCTACAATTTTGAGACATACCTTTTCGAACATGATGTCGATCTTATGGACATTGCGATACATGATAAGGGCAACATGGAAGAGTTCGGGACTGTGGATGAGATGGTGGAGAACGCTAGGTCAAGTATCTCATCCTTGGTTTCAGGAGGGAAATTCCCCATAATCATTGGTGGTGAGCACAGCATAACCATGCCTGCTGTCGAGAGCTACGATGAGATTGGTGTGATATCCATCGACGCTCACCTCGACTTCCGCCAGGAATATCTGGGTGGAAGATACAGTCACGCCTGCGTCACTCGCAGGTTGACCGAGCATGTCGGCCTCGAAAATGTTGTTTTATTGGGCGTCAGGTCTATGTCGAGTGAGGAATTTCAGGGCGATGTTCCCGAGTTCATAGATGCTTTCACCATAAGGGAGAAGGGCATTGATTGGGCGGTGAAGAAAGCCTTGAGTATGATCCACCAGGAGAGGATCTACCTGACCCTTGATATCGACGGGATAGACCCCTCCTGCGCCCCTGGTACCGGGACCCCGGAGCCCTTTGGAATATCTGATCTGGATGTCAAGAAATGCATCGGTCTTTTAGCGCATAGGCTCGTGGGCTTCGATGTGGTCGAGGTTTGCCCGCCGTACGACAACGGAAATACCGCAGCGCTTGCTGCCAGGCTGATAAGAGAAGTGATAGCGACCACCTGGAAAGCGGAAAGAGTGTGA
- a CDS encoding translation initiation factor IF-5A: MSWTQAEVRELKVNRYVLIDDEPCKIVSISTSKPGKHGEAKARIEAVGIFDGQKRSIVHPVKHKVQVPMIDKRKGQVLSIMGEEIQIMDLDTYETFNLPMQNEYKGQIEAGQEIMYLEAMGRRMITRV; the protein is encoded by the coding sequence ATGTCTTGGACCCAAGCTGAGGTGAGAGAGCTCAAGGTTAACCGGTACGTACTGATCGATGATGAGCCCTGCAAGATTGTATCTATTTCAACGTCCAAGCCCGGAAAGCACGGTGAGGCCAAGGCCAGGATCGAGGCGGTCGGGATATTCGACGGCCAGAAGAGAAGCATCGTGCACCCCGTGAAGCATAAGGTGCAGGTCCCTATGATTGACAAGCGCAAGGGCCAGGTCCTCTCGATAATGGGCGAGGAGATCCAGATCATGGACCTGGACACCTATGAGACATTCAATCTTCCCATGCAAAACGAGTACAAGGGCCAGATCGAGGCCGGTCAGGAGATCATGTACTTAGAAGCAATGGGAAGACGAATGATCACAAGGGTATAG